A genomic window from Chengkuizengella sediminis includes:
- a CDS encoding CPBP family intramembrane glutamic endopeptidase — protein MEQSHSTRNVILIALISFFIFLVMSFLPSENNEEVLLNDEKTISIQQAEESALQFLFDHYNVDVNQVETLLTFQTQKQLGGYLQKNDLVSDYNEQYGDSNPIDYFQIQVNDATQKYLVNIHMTSGNVLGWKTIDGNMNTEELQQQEIAELFLIEQGYNINNFYLLPQDENEMSNYIFESYEEGVADAKLQLHTIIEADQVISFNMTFSIPEPFVTWMEKQDNQASLMSVLMIIFNVIFGIIALIISIVLRKHISFSKGILLTLIFLAIYTITNFNMYPVNRAMFSEEGNDTAIIMMVVSIIIYALLSVILYFTSISADGIWKDRSETLWPNRKNPNYGNHVIKAMGFGYLFSFIILAVQSIFYFIGETFFDVWSVSDLTFSPYNLWMPGLMPLIAWAAAISEEIIYRWFGIPLFKKIFRSTIVAVIISSMVWAIGHMAYPIYPAYTRFFEVTIIGLIFGYIFLKFGFMTAVFAHAIVDSILFSLQLVYFDFSKYALLSLFYMVLPAIVAYIMFKFHQRFKRNYPDPPEEMS, from the coding sequence ATGGAACAAAGCCATTCTACTCGTAATGTCATTTTGATTGCATTAATCAGTTTTTTCATCTTTTTAGTTATGAGTTTTTTACCATCTGAAAACAATGAAGAAGTACTCCTTAATGATGAAAAAACGATCAGTATACAACAAGCCGAAGAAAGTGCTTTGCAGTTTTTATTTGATCACTACAATGTAGATGTAAATCAGGTAGAAACCCTACTTACATTTCAAACCCAAAAGCAGTTAGGTGGATACTTGCAAAAAAATGATCTGGTTTCAGATTATAATGAGCAGTATGGAGATTCAAACCCTATTGATTACTTTCAAATTCAAGTGAATGATGCCACTCAAAAATACCTAGTTAACATACATATGACTAGTGGAAATGTGCTTGGATGGAAAACAATTGATGGAAATATGAATACAGAAGAATTGCAACAACAAGAGATCGCTGAATTATTTTTAATCGAGCAAGGATATAACATCAACAACTTTTACTTATTACCACAAGATGAAAACGAAATGAGCAACTATATATTTGAAAGTTATGAGGAAGGTGTAGCAGATGCCAAATTACAGCTACATACAATAATCGAAGCAGATCAAGTGATTTCGTTTAATATGACCTTCTCTATTCCAGAACCTTTTGTTACTTGGATGGAGAAACAAGATAATCAAGCTTCATTAATGTCTGTATTAATGATTATTTTCAACGTTATTTTTGGAATTATTGCTTTGATCATCTCCATTGTTTTAAGAAAACATATTTCTTTCAGCAAAGGTATTTTACTTACACTTATATTTCTTGCCATCTACACAATTACCAACTTTAATATGTATCCCGTTAATCGAGCGATGTTTTCAGAAGAAGGTAATGACACAGCCATTATCATGATGGTTGTATCCATTATTATATATGCTCTGCTCAGTGTAATTCTTTACTTTACATCCATTTCAGCTGACGGTATCTGGAAGGACAGAAGTGAGACACTATGGCCAAATAGAAAAAATCCAAATTACGGTAACCATGTAATAAAAGCAATGGGGTTTGGATATTTATTTTCTTTCATTATATTAGCAGTTCAAAGTATATTTTATTTCATTGGAGAAACTTTCTTTGATGTATGGTCAGTAAGTGATCTCACTTTTTCACCATATAATTTATGGATGCCTGGTTTAATGCCTCTCATCGCATGGGCAGCTGCCATTTCCGAGGAAATAATCTATCGGTGGTTTGGAATTCCATTATTCAAAAAAATCTTTAGAAGTACGATTGTTGCAGTCATCATATCAAGTATGGTCTGGGCGATCGGACATATGGCATACCCAATCTACCCTGCATACACTCGTTTTTTTGAAGTAACGATCATTGGTCTGATATTTGGTTATATCTTTTTGAAATTCGGATTTATGACAGCTGTTTTTGCACATGCCATTGTAGATAGTATTTTATTTTCACTTCAACTTGTATACTTTGATTTTTCCAAATACGCTTTATTGTCTTTATTTTATATGGTGTTACCAGCCATTGTTGCTTATATTATGTTTAAATTTCATCAAAGATTTAAGAGGAACTATCCTGATCCTCCCGAAGAGATGTCATAA
- the trxA gene encoding thioredoxin, translated as MAIVNVSDQSFKGEVESTGTVLVDFWAPWCGPCKMVAPVLEELDEEIGTELKIAKVNVDDNPESASRFGVMSIPTLIVFKDGAPVDKVVGFQPKDALKSVVSKHL; from the coding sequence ATGGCTATCGTGAATGTATCAGATCAATCATTTAAAGGGGAAGTTGAGAGCACTGGAACTGTTCTTGTTGACTTTTGGGCACCTTGGTGCGGACCTTGTAAAATGGTAGCTCCAGTACTTGAAGAATTAGACGAAGAAATTGGTACTGAACTTAAAATTGCAAAAGTGAATGTGGATGACAATCCTGAGTCAGCTTCACGTTTTGGAGTAATGAGTATCCCAACTTTAATCGTATTTAAAGATGGAGCACCTGTAGATAAAGTTGTTGGATTCCAACCAAAAGATGCTTTGAAAAGCGTTGTATCTAAACACCTATAA
- a CDS encoding YqzM family protein gives MSETRQPELHVNEEPRNDFIDVGVGFAVSTGIFFLIAIIATILSVISN, from the coding sequence ATGAGCGAAACTAGACAACCTGAATTGCACGTAAATGAAGAACCAAGAAACGATTTTATTGATGTTGGTGTCGGATTTGCAGTATCTACTGGTATTTTCTTTCTCATCGCGATCATTGCCACTATTTTGTCTGTTATTAGTAACTAG
- a CDS encoding succinate dehydrogenase cytochrome b558 subunit, translating to MKLNSFYSRKLHSLLGVIPLGLFLVEHMLTNYEAFNAGKEGFIESVLWLNSLPLVLFLEIFGIWLPLLYHGVYGLYIAFQAKHNVNNYGYVRNHMFMWQRITGVITLIFVVWHFSDTRLRVAIGSLGHEDLAAHMHNTLSNPLFFALYVIGIVAASFHFSNGMWSFLVSWGITVGPRAQRVSSYIWMGVFVILSVLFVLALTAFTDESFALSTLESVQIQIG from the coding sequence ATGAAATTAAATTCATTCTATTCTCGTAAGTTACATTCCCTGTTGGGTGTGATTCCGCTAGGACTTTTCTTAGTTGAACATATGCTTACAAATTATGAGGCTTTTAATGCAGGCAAGGAAGGGTTTATTGAGTCGGTATTATGGCTAAACAGCTTACCTTTAGTATTATTTCTTGAAATTTTTGGAATTTGGCTTCCGTTATTGTATCATGGCGTGTATGGTTTGTATATTGCATTTCAAGCTAAACATAACGTGAACAACTATGGATATGTTCGTAATCACATGTTTATGTGGCAAAGAATAACGGGTGTCATTACTTTAATATTTGTCGTTTGGCATTTTTCAGATACTAGATTAAGGGTAGCAATAGGTTCTTTAGGACATGAGGATTTAGCGGCTCATATGCACAATACGCTATCAAATCCTTTGTTTTTTGCGTTGTATGTAATAGGGATCGTAGCTGCTTCCTTCCACTTTAGTAACGGAATGTGGTCTTTCTTAGTTAGTTGGGGCATTACAGTAGGTCCAAGAGCACAAAGAGTATCTTCCTACATATGGATGGGTGTATTTGTCATTTTATCCGTATTATTTGTCCTAGCTTTAACAGCTTTTACAGATGAATCCTTTGCTTTATCAACATTAGAATCAGTTCAGATACAAATCGGTTAA
- the uvrC gene encoding excinuclease ABC subunit UvrC, producing MSELEKRQKKIEQIKHKLSLLPDQPGCYLMKNESGDIIYVGKAKVLKNRVRSYFTGSHDAKTQKLVSLIEDFEYIVTSSNKEALILECNLIKEHHPRYNVILKDDKTYPYIKITNDTHPRLEVTRKVLKDKGKYFGPYPSAFAAQQTKKLLDRLYPLRKCKTIPDKVCLYYHLGQCVAPCEYDVDENQYEEMVQEITKFLNGGHEQIKVELIKQMHDAAEQLQFEKAKEFRDQIKHIEVLMEQQKITMKDNIDRDVFGYAVDKGWMCVQILYVRQGKMIERHASRFPYYGEAYEDFISYITQYYSENPALPNEIVLPDRNETENIAEEGIKEDLQSWLKVKVHLPKRGLKKQAVIMANDNAKIALEEKFKLIERDEERTTKAVENLGRWLGTDPIHRIEAFDNSNIQGANPVSAMVVFVDGKPERKEYRKYKIKTVKGPDDYGSMREVVRRRYERVLKENLPLPDLVIVDGGKGQISAAIEILEDELGLFIPVCGLVKDEKHKTAQLMVGNPPEVIPIPRDQQEFYLLQRIQEEVHRFAITFHRQSRSKSMVASQLDSIPGVGEKRRKKLLKHFGSLKKIREASIEDFKPLGIGDKLAGEIMTSLREDQDSSS from the coding sequence ATGAGTGAATTAGAGAAACGGCAAAAAAAAATAGAACAAATAAAACATAAATTATCGCTGCTTCCGGATCAACCTGGATGTTATTTAATGAAAAATGAAAGCGGAGATATCATCTATGTTGGTAAAGCAAAAGTTTTAAAAAATAGAGTAAGATCTTATTTCACAGGAAGCCATGATGCAAAAACGCAAAAACTAGTGAGTCTGATTGAGGACTTTGAATATATTGTCACATCGAGTAATAAAGAAGCACTTATTTTAGAATGTAATCTTATAAAGGAACATCACCCACGTTACAACGTTATTCTAAAAGATGATAAAACATATCCTTATATTAAAATTACGAACGATACGCATCCTAGATTAGAGGTGACCAGAAAAGTCTTAAAAGATAAAGGTAAATATTTTGGTCCTTATCCGAGTGCATTTGCTGCACAGCAAACTAAAAAGCTATTAGATCGATTATATCCTTTACGTAAATGTAAAACGATACCTGACAAAGTTTGTTTATACTATCATTTAGGACAATGTGTAGCACCATGTGAATATGATGTAGATGAAAATCAATATGAAGAAATGGTTCAAGAGATTACGAAATTTTTAAATGGTGGTCACGAGCAAATCAAGGTTGAATTAATAAAACAAATGCATGATGCGGCAGAACAGCTGCAATTTGAAAAAGCTAAGGAATTCAGAGATCAGATTAAACACATCGAAGTTTTAATGGAACAGCAAAAAATTACAATGAAAGATAACATAGATCGGGATGTATTTGGATATGCCGTAGACAAAGGTTGGATGTGTGTGCAAATTTTGTATGTAAGGCAAGGGAAAATGATTGAACGTCATGCTTCCAGATTTCCGTATTATGGTGAAGCGTATGAAGATTTCATTTCTTATATCACTCAATACTATAGCGAAAATCCTGCTTTACCTAATGAGATTGTTTTACCTGATCGTAACGAGACAGAAAATATTGCTGAGGAAGGCATTAAAGAAGATTTGCAATCTTGGTTGAAAGTGAAGGTGCATTTACCTAAACGTGGATTAAAAAAACAAGCAGTGATCATGGCGAATGATAATGCAAAAATTGCACTTGAAGAAAAGTTCAAATTGATTGAGAGAGATGAAGAACGCACGACCAAAGCAGTAGAAAACTTAGGGAGATGGTTAGGTACAGATCCAATTCATCGTATCGAAGCTTTTGATAATTCCAATATTCAAGGTGCCAACCCAGTATCCGCCATGGTTGTTTTTGTGGATGGAAAACCTGAAAGAAAAGAATATCGTAAATATAAAATTAAAACAGTAAAAGGACCAGATGATTACGGCTCAATGCGAGAGGTTGTTAGAAGGCGATATGAGAGGGTATTAAAAGAAAACTTACCATTGCCCGATTTAGTCATTGTTGATGGAGGAAAAGGACAGATTTCAGCAGCGATTGAAATTTTAGAGGATGAGTTAGGTTTATTTATTCCTGTATGTGGTTTGGTGAAGGATGAAAAACATAAAACAGCACAACTTATGGTCGGAAATCCACCTGAGGTGATTCCTATTCCACGTGATCAGCAAGAGTTTTATTTACTGCAAAGAATTCAAGAAGAAGTTCACCGATTTGCGATTACATTCCATCGACAATCTAGAAGTAAATCAATGGTTGCCTCTCAGCTGGATTCCATTCCGGGCGTAGGGGAGAAAAGAAGAAAGAAATTATTAAAACACTTCGGATCATTAAAAAAAATCCGAGAGGCATCTATTGAAGATTTCAAACCCCTCGGAATTGGAGATAAACTAGCAGGGGAGATTATGACATCTCTTCGGGAGGATCAGGATAGTTCCTCTTAA
- the sdhB gene encoding succinate dehydrogenase iron-sulfur subunit, with product MSAETQNKTIKFIVTRQENQKSKPYKEEFEIPYRPNMNVIGALMEVQRNPVNIKGEKTTPVTWESNCLEEVCGACSMVINGKPQQACTALVDKLEQPIRIEPMSTFPVVRDVVIDRGRMFDSLKRVKAWIPIDGTYDLGPGPRMAESKRQWAYELSKCMTCGVCLEACPNVSEKTNFMGPAPLSQVRLFNAHPTGEMNQEERLDTIMQDGGLEGCGNSQNCVMSCPKGIPLTTSIAALNKDTTKQLFKKWLGM from the coding sequence ATGAGTGCAGAAACGCAAAATAAAACAATAAAATTTATTGTAACTCGTCAAGAAAATCAAAAATCAAAACCTTATAAAGAGGAATTTGAAATTCCGTATCGTCCAAATATGAATGTGATTGGCGCATTGATGGAAGTACAAAGAAACCCTGTTAATATTAAGGGTGAAAAAACAACACCTGTTACTTGGGAATCCAATTGTTTGGAGGAAGTATGTGGTGCATGTTCTATGGTTATTAACGGAAAACCTCAACAAGCATGTACGGCACTAGTGGACAAATTAGAGCAACCGATCAGAATAGAACCGATGTCTACATTCCCTGTTGTAAGAGATGTTGTCATTGATCGTGGACGTATGTTTGATTCTCTTAAAAGAGTGAAGGCTTGGATTCCAATCGATGGGACGTATGATTTAGGTCCAGGACCTCGTATGGCTGAATCAAAACGTCAATGGGCTTATGAGCTATCGAAGTGTATGACATGTGGAGTTTGTTTGGAAGCTTGTCCAAATGTAAGTGAAAAGACAAACTTTATGGGACCCGCTCCTTTATCTCAAGTTCGTTTGTTCAATGCACATCCTACAGGTGAAATGAATCAAGAAGAACGTTTAGATACGATTATGCAAGATGGTGGACTTGAAGGCTGTGGTAATTCACAAAACTGTGTGATGTCTTGTCCTAAGGGAATCCCATTAACAACTTCCATTGCTGCACTGAATAAAGATACGACAAAACAATTATTCAAGAAATGGCTTGGAATGTAA
- a CDS encoding LysR family transcriptional regulator has product MEIMHMFVAVVEEDSLNQAAKKLNISQPALSRKISKFEEQLGVSLFNRKGNRLKLTPIGFISYEYALEMIELDKKFQKAVLDYKNGTKKSIIIGASLTTLQSTLPDLIQLITKDSPETDIKAITGKTHEILSLVKKDRVDFGLVASKVEDKDIHCEPLFDDYLKLVIPKEHELSKQKMINTEDLDKLPMILFSKGTLYRILMEELFHHYKVYPEIKMEIDSFEAILRLVSTLRAATLLPHSYLRDSLLEDNDLMVINLKELKQTMRTTSLMYKNWDSLDPTTQNWIQKVKMQYHTNL; this is encoded by the coding sequence ATGGAAATCATGCATATGTTCGTAGCCGTAGTTGAGGAAGATAGTCTAAATCAAGCTGCCAAAAAATTAAATATTTCCCAACCAGCATTATCCAGAAAAATTAGTAAGTTCGAAGAGCAACTGGGTGTATCTTTATTTAATAGAAAAGGAAACCGTCTTAAACTCACTCCAATTGGTTTCATTAGTTATGAGTATGCCCTTGAAATGATTGAATTAGATAAAAAATTTCAAAAAGCAGTATTAGATTATAAAAATGGGACTAAAAAAAGCATTATCATAGGAGCTAGCTTAACCACTCTACAATCTACTTTACCTGATCTTATTCAGCTCATTACGAAGGATTCACCTGAAACAGATATTAAAGCCATCACAGGGAAAACACATGAAATCTTATCTCTGGTGAAAAAGGATAGAGTGGATTTTGGATTAGTAGCTTCTAAAGTGGAAGATAAGGACATCCATTGTGAGCCTTTATTTGATGATTATCTAAAACTAGTCATTCCAAAGGAACATGAGTTATCAAAGCAAAAAATGATCAACACAGAAGATTTAGATAAGTTACCGATGATTCTTTTTTCTAAAGGTACTTTGTATCGCATATTAATGGAAGAGTTATTCCATCATTATAAAGTATATCCAGAAATCAAAATGGAAATTGATTCATTTGAAGCTATATTACGTTTAGTTTCAACTCTCAGAGCTGCAACATTATTACCACACTCTTATTTGCGTGATAGTTTACTGGAAGATAATGACTTAATGGTCATCAATTTAAAAGAATTAAAACAAACGATGAGAACAACCTCATTAATGTATAAAAACTGGGATTCACTTGATCCTACAACTCAAAACTGGATTCAAAAAGTAAAGATGCAATATCATACAAACTTATGA
- the sdhA gene encoding succinate dehydrogenase flavoprotein subunit codes for MANSKIIVVGGGLAGLMATIKAAEAGVHVDLLSFVPVKRSHSVCAQGGINGAVNTKGEGDSPWEHFDDSIYGGDFLANQPPVKAMCDAAPGIIHLMDRMGVMFNRTPEGLLDFRRFGGTKHHRTAFAGATTGQQLLYALDEQVRRYETAGLVTKYEHWEFISAVIDDSGVCRGVSAQNLRSMEITTFVADAVILATGGPGIIFGKSTNSVINTGTAASAVYQQGVNYANGEFIQIHPTAIPGDDKLRLMSESARGEGGRVWTYKDGKPWYFLEEKYPAYGNLVPRDIATREIFDVCVNQKLGVNGENMVYLDLSHKDPKELDVKLGGIIEIYEKFMGDDPRKIPMKIFPAVHYSMGGLWVDYNQMTNIPGLFAAGEVDYQYHGGNRLGANSLLSSIFGGMVAGPKAIEYIKGLDNFAEDVSSKVFEAENKKQTQKYEDILKMDGTENAYKLHKELGEWMTNNVTVVRYNKKLQETDDKIVELMERYKNININDTAGWSNQGASFTRQLWNMFELARVITIGALKRDESRGAHYKPDFPERNDEKFMKTTKASFTPNGPSIDYEEVDASLIKPRLRDYSSDKKKGAAKK; via the coding sequence GTGGCAAATTCTAAAATTATCGTAGTAGGTGGAGGATTAGCAGGGCTAATGGCGACAATTAAAGCAGCGGAAGCCGGAGTTCATGTAGACCTCTTATCCTTTGTACCAGTAAAAAGATCACACTCCGTTTGTGCACAAGGTGGCATTAACGGAGCTGTAAATACAAAAGGGGAAGGCGATTCTCCTTGGGAACATTTTGATGATTCCATTTATGGTGGAGACTTTTTAGCGAACCAACCACCAGTTAAAGCAATGTGTGATGCAGCACCAGGAATCATTCATTTAATGGATCGCATGGGTGTTATGTTTAATCGTACCCCAGAAGGGTTGCTTGATTTCCGAAGATTCGGAGGTACAAAACATCATCGTACAGCATTTGCGGGTGCAACAACAGGACAACAATTATTATATGCATTAGATGAGCAAGTTCGTAGATATGAAACTGCAGGTTTAGTTACAAAATATGAACACTGGGAATTTATTTCTGCTGTTATAGATGATAGCGGTGTATGTCGAGGTGTTTCAGCTCAAAACTTACGTAGTATGGAAATCACTACTTTTGTTGCAGATGCGGTAATACTAGCAACAGGAGGTCCAGGAATTATTTTTGGTAAATCTACAAACTCTGTCATTAACACAGGAACAGCGGCAAGTGCCGTATATCAGCAAGGTGTTAATTATGCAAATGGTGAATTTATTCAGATACATCCAACAGCTATACCGGGGGATGACAAACTTAGATTAATGTCTGAGTCCGCACGTGGTGAGGGTGGTAGAGTTTGGACATATAAAGATGGAAAACCATGGTATTTCTTGGAAGAGAAGTATCCAGCGTACGGTAACTTAGTGCCAAGGGATATTGCTACAAGAGAAATTTTCGATGTTTGTGTGAATCAGAAGTTAGGTGTAAACGGTGAAAACATGGTTTACTTAGATTTATCTCACAAAGATCCTAAGGAATTAGATGTAAAACTAGGTGGAATTATTGAAATATACGAGAAGTTTATGGGTGACGATCCTCGTAAAATTCCGATGAAAATTTTCCCTGCCGTACATTATTCTATGGGAGGACTATGGGTAGATTATAATCAAATGACGAATATCCCTGGTTTGTTTGCAGCAGGAGAAGTAGATTATCAATACCACGGTGGTAATCGATTAGGAGCTAACTCCTTATTATCCTCAATCTTCGGGGGTATGGTAGCTGGACCTAAAGCGATCGAATATATAAAAGGTTTGGATAATTTTGCAGAAGATGTATCATCTAAAGTATTTGAAGCAGAGAACAAGAAACAAACGCAAAAATACGAAGATATTTTAAAAATGGATGGTACGGAAAATGCTTACAAGCTTCATAAAGAATTAGGAGAATGGATGACAAACAATGTCACTGTTGTTCGATATAATAAAAAACTTCAAGAAACAGATGATAAAATAGTAGAGCTAATGGAACGATATAAAAACATTAACATTAACGATACTGCAGGATGGAGTAATCAAGGTGCTTCCTTTACTCGTCAATTATGGAACATGTTTGAACTCGCCCGTGTTATTACTATAGGAGCATTAAAAAGGGATGAAAGTCGTGGAGCTCATTATAAACCAGATTTTCCTGAACGTAATGATGAGAAATTCATGAAAACTACAAAAGCTTCATTTACTCCTAATGGACCAAGTATCGATTACGAAGAAGTAGATGCTTCATTAATCAAACCTCGTTTACGTGACTATTCTTCAGATAAGAAGAAAGGAGCCGCTAAAAAATGA